One genomic segment of Catalinimonas alkaloidigena includes these proteins:
- a CDS encoding alpha-L-fucosidase: MKHFGILTIVVSLALWGCNVKGHKQTEEPLKSMGYEENWESLKKYEAPDWFKDAKLGIFIHWGPYAVPAFGSEWYPRLMYQDSVVWSPQGEVKSTEPSHVYKHHVEYWGHPSEFGYKDFIPLFKAENFDADAWVDLFEKAGAKYIVPVAEHHDAFAMYDSKNTKWNSVNMGPKRDILGELAKASKAKGLKFGASSHLAFNYNYFNKKKEFDTANPEYADLYNENMEPYSEVSKEFQKVWWNRTKDIIDNYQPDILWFDFYLDRPEFAEYHPKLAAYYYNKGLDWNKEVVLQDKNFDYPSFPEGTIVLDLERGKMSDINKEPWQTDTSIGKNSWGYVTNWISKTPNTLIDDLIDIVSKNGCLLLNVGPKADGTIPEDQQQVLLEIGKWLNTNGDAIYGTRPWKIYGEGPTEVATGHHTEGKNQELTANDFRFTTKNGKLYAIAMDWPENGELLITSLAEGAEHAEKVSGTKLLGSNDKLQWEQTEDGLMVRLPENKPGEHAFAVEVSF; the protein is encoded by the coding sequence ATGAAACACTTTGGAATTTTAACGATAGTAGTATCTCTGGCGCTTTGGGGATGTAATGTGAAAGGCCATAAGCAGACTGAAGAACCTCTAAAATCTATGGGGTACGAGGAAAACTGGGAGTCTCTTAAGAAATACGAAGCCCCTGATTGGTTTAAAGACGCTAAGCTTGGAATTTTTATACACTGGGGACCATACGCAGTGCCGGCATTTGGTTCAGAATGGTATCCGCGCCTGATGTATCAGGATTCGGTAGTATGGAGCCCTCAGGGAGAAGTCAAAAGCACTGAGCCTTCTCATGTGTACAAGCATCATGTAGAGTATTGGGGGCATCCTTCTGAGTTTGGCTATAAAGACTTCATCCCTTTGTTCAAAGCAGAAAACTTTGATGCCGATGCATGGGTAGACCTTTTTGAAAAAGCCGGTGCTAAATATATAGTACCGGTAGCTGAGCATCATGATGCATTTGCCATGTACGACTCCAAGAATACCAAATGGAATAGCGTAAACATGGGGCCCAAAAGAGATATTCTAGGTGAACTTGCTAAAGCCAGCAAAGCCAAAGGGCTCAAATTTGGAGCTTCCTCTCACCTGGCTTTTAACTACAACTACTTCAACAAAAAGAAAGAATTTGATACTGCCAATCCGGAGTACGCTGACCTTTACAATGAAAATATGGAACCTTACTCAGAGGTGAGCAAAGAGTTTCAGAAAGTGTGGTGGAACCGTACCAAAGATATCATAGACAATTATCAGCCAGATATACTGTGGTTTGACTTCTATCTGGACAGACCGGAATTTGCAGAATACCATCCAAAACTGGCTGCCTATTATTATAACAAAGGGCTGGACTGGAACAAAGAAGTAGTATTGCAGGACAAAAATTTTGACTACCCTTCTTTTCCGGAAGGTACCATTGTACTAGATCTGGAAAGAGGAAAAATGTCAGACATTAATAAAGAACCCTGGCAGACAGATACCTCTATCGGCAAAAACTCTTGGGGTTATGTAACTAACTGGATCAGCAAAACTCCCAATACGCTGATAGATGACCTTATTGATATTGTAAGTAAAAATGGTTGTCTGCTACTCAACGTAGGCCCCAAAGCGGATGGCACTATTCCTGAAGATCAGCAGCAGGTGCTTTTAGAAATTGGCAAATGGTTAAATACGAATGGAGATGCTATCTATGGTACGCGTCCGTGGAAAATATACGGAGAAGGGCCTACCGAAGTGGCTACAGGGCACCATACCGAAGGTAAAAATCAGGAGCTGACCGCAAATGACTTCCGCTTTACCACCAAAAACGGCAAGCTATATGCCATCGCTATGGACTGGCCGGAAAATGGTGAATTGCTCATTACATCTTTGGCTGAAGGTGCTGAGCATGCAGAAAAGGTAAGCGGAACCAAACTTCTTGGAAGTAATGATAAACTTCAGTGGGAACAAACTGAAGATGGCCTGATGGTCAGGCTTCCTGAGAATAAGCCGGGTGAGCATGCATTTGCCGTTGAAGTTAGTTTTTAA